The proteins below are encoded in one region of Coffea arabica cultivar ET-39 chromosome 4c, Coffea Arabica ET-39 HiFi, whole genome shotgun sequence:
- the LOC113738696 gene encoding uncharacterized protein isoform X1 has protein sequence MVSARPTFYVLLLIVPAFLLISSTCSASTTSGVERVQVRRFAGGANEVNHGVVSWGSKTRTKRSVLEGRNGENSSLVLAAERTRRKDPLDNLNYYTGGWNITNKHYFARVVLFVQSAGFTAAPLFLVAAIWFVAIGLCMLLTCICFCCFGGRSYGYSRTAYALSLILLSLFTIAAIVGSVVLYTGQGRFHNTTTEILKYVVRQADSTVYNLMNVSDYLTAAKQAGVENVSLPSDVQNRIDQVDAKIKSAASTLKSETDKNRNRINDILDVVRKILIMVAAVMLAVALLGFLFSILGLQCLVYILVILGWILVAVTFILSGVFLALYNIAGDTCVAMDQWNKNPTAHTALDDILPCVDTTAAQETLSESKTVTFQLVGVVNGLIANVSNVNLPPAAGRLSYNQSGPLVPLLCNPFNPDKTARKCAAGEADLTNATQVWKSYVCRVSTNNVCTTVGRLTPSMYQQMSSAVNVSYGLYHYGPFLTDLLDCTFVRDTFNRIHDDHCDDLKRFSKWIHVGLALVSAAVALSLIFWLLYARERRHRKYTKLVDARSHQDSYESKGPR, from the exons ATGGTCTCTGCCAGACCAACTTTTTATGTTCTTCTTCTTATTGTGCCGGCCTTCTTGTTAATCTCCTCGACTTGCTCTGCATCAACTACATCTGGGGTGGAAAGGGTTCAAGTCAGGCGTTTTGCGG GTGGAGCAAATGAGGTTAATCATGGTGTCGTTTCATGGGGGAGTAAGACTAGGACTAAGAGATCTGTTTTGGAAGGGAGAAACGGAGAAAACTCATCTCTGGTATTGGCTGCCGAGAGAACGCGCAGAAAAGATCCACTTGACAATTTGAATTACTATACTGGTGGATGGaacatcaccaataaacatTACTTTGCc CGGGTTGTACTTTTCGTGCAGTCAGCGGGTTTTACTGCTGCTCCTCTGTTTCTAGTAGCTGCAATCTGGTTTGTTGCAATTGGCCTTTGCATGCTGTTAACCTGTATCTGTTTTTGCTGCTTCGGGGGACGAAGTTATGGATACTCTCGAACTGCTTATGCACTTTCTCTTATCTTACTCTCATTATTCACCATTGCTGCCAT CGTCGGTTCTGTTGTCCTTTACACTGGACAGGGAAGATTTCACAATACTACAACAGAGATATTGAAGTATGTTGTGAGACAAGCAGATTCAACAGTTTACAACCTTATGAATGTGTCAGACTATCTTACTGCTGCTAAGCAGGCTGGAGTAGAGAATGTATCTCTACCTTCAGATGTCCAAAACCGAATTGACCAAGTTGATGCCAAAATCAAATCCGCTGCAAGCACTCTTAAAAGCGAAACTGACAAGAACAGAAATAGGATAAATGACATTCTGGATGTTGT GAGGAAGATTCTAATTATGGTTGCTGCGGTCATGCTTGCTGTGGCTCTTCTTGGGTTTT TATTCTCCATCCTTGGCTTGCAGTGTCTTGTATACAT CCTTGTTATCCTTGGGTGGATTTTGGTCGCCGTCACATTTATCTTATCTGGCGTCTTTCTTGCTCTATACAA TATTGCGGGCGACACGTGTGTTGCAATGGATCAATGGAACAAGAACCCGACTGCTCATACGGCACTGGATGATATACTTCCCTGTGTGGATACTACTGCTGCTCAAGAAACCTTGTCCGAGAGCAAAACCGTCACTTTTCAATTGGTTGGGGTAGTTAATGGGCTCATCGCAAATGTGTCCAATGTGAATCTACCACCCGCGGCTGGACGTTTGTCCTACAATCAATCCGGTCCTCTGGTGCCTCTACTTTGTAATCCGTTCAATCCAGACAAGACAGCGCGGAAATGCGCAGCCGGCGAAGCGGACCTCACCAATGCAACGCAG GTTTGGAAGAGTTATGTGTGCCGGGTCTCGACGAACAATGTTTGCACGACCGTGGGTCGTTTAACACCTTCAATGTATCAGCAGATGTCTTCTGCTGTCAATGTGAGCTATGGTCTGTATCATTACGGCCCCTTCCTGACCGACCTATTGGACTGCACCTTTGTTCGCGACACCTTCAATAGGATTCACGACGACCATTGTGATGATCTAAAGCGATTCAGTAAATGGATTCATGTTGGTTTGGCATTGGTATCAGCTGCAGTAGCACTATCTTTGATCTTTTGGCTACTTTATGCAAGAGAAAGGCGTCACAGGAAATATACCAAGCTGGTTGATGCAAGATCTCATCAAGATTCCTACGAGAGCAAGGGGCCACGCTAA
- the LOC113738696 gene encoding uncharacterized protein isoform X2 — protein MVSARPTFYVLLLIVPAFLLISSTCSASTTSGVERVQVRRFAGGANEVNHGVVSWGSKTRTKRSVLEGRNGENSSLVLAAERTRRKDPLDNLNYYTGGWNITNKHYFASAGFTAAPLFLVAAIWFVAIGLCMLLTCICFCCFGGRSYGYSRTAYALSLILLSLFTIAAIVGSVVLYTGQGRFHNTTTEILKYVVRQADSTVYNLMNVSDYLTAAKQAGVENVSLPSDVQNRIDQVDAKIKSAASTLKSETDKNRNRINDILDVVRKILIMVAAVMLAVALLGFLFSILGLQCLVYILVILGWILVAVTFILSGVFLALYNIAGDTCVAMDQWNKNPTAHTALDDILPCVDTTAAQETLSESKTVTFQLVGVVNGLIANVSNVNLPPAAGRLSYNQSGPLVPLLCNPFNPDKTARKCAAGEADLTNATQVWKSYVCRVSTNNVCTTVGRLTPSMYQQMSSAVNVSYGLYHYGPFLTDLLDCTFVRDTFNRIHDDHCDDLKRFSKWIHVGLALVSAAVALSLIFWLLYARERRHRKYTKLVDARSHQDSYESKGPR, from the exons ATGGTCTCTGCCAGACCAACTTTTTATGTTCTTCTTCTTATTGTGCCGGCCTTCTTGTTAATCTCCTCGACTTGCTCTGCATCAACTACATCTGGGGTGGAAAGGGTTCAAGTCAGGCGTTTTGCGG GTGGAGCAAATGAGGTTAATCATGGTGTCGTTTCATGGGGGAGTAAGACTAGGACTAAGAGATCTGTTTTGGAAGGGAGAAACGGAGAAAACTCATCTCTGGTATTGGCTGCCGAGAGAACGCGCAGAAAAGATCCACTTGACAATTTGAATTACTATACTGGTGGATGGaacatcaccaataaacatTACTTTGCc TCAGCGGGTTTTACTGCTGCTCCTCTGTTTCTAGTAGCTGCAATCTGGTTTGTTGCAATTGGCCTTTGCATGCTGTTAACCTGTATCTGTTTTTGCTGCTTCGGGGGACGAAGTTATGGATACTCTCGAACTGCTTATGCACTTTCTCTTATCTTACTCTCATTATTCACCATTGCTGCCAT CGTCGGTTCTGTTGTCCTTTACACTGGACAGGGAAGATTTCACAATACTACAACAGAGATATTGAAGTATGTTGTGAGACAAGCAGATTCAACAGTTTACAACCTTATGAATGTGTCAGACTATCTTACTGCTGCTAAGCAGGCTGGAGTAGAGAATGTATCTCTACCTTCAGATGTCCAAAACCGAATTGACCAAGTTGATGCCAAAATCAAATCCGCTGCAAGCACTCTTAAAAGCGAAACTGACAAGAACAGAAATAGGATAAATGACATTCTGGATGTTGT GAGGAAGATTCTAATTATGGTTGCTGCGGTCATGCTTGCTGTGGCTCTTCTTGGGTTTT TATTCTCCATCCTTGGCTTGCAGTGTCTTGTATACAT CCTTGTTATCCTTGGGTGGATTTTGGTCGCCGTCACATTTATCTTATCTGGCGTCTTTCTTGCTCTATACAA TATTGCGGGCGACACGTGTGTTGCAATGGATCAATGGAACAAGAACCCGACTGCTCATACGGCACTGGATGATATACTTCCCTGTGTGGATACTACTGCTGCTCAAGAAACCTTGTCCGAGAGCAAAACCGTCACTTTTCAATTGGTTGGGGTAGTTAATGGGCTCATCGCAAATGTGTCCAATGTGAATCTACCACCCGCGGCTGGACGTTTGTCCTACAATCAATCCGGTCCTCTGGTGCCTCTACTTTGTAATCCGTTCAATCCAGACAAGACAGCGCGGAAATGCGCAGCCGGCGAAGCGGACCTCACCAATGCAACGCAG GTTTGGAAGAGTTATGTGTGCCGGGTCTCGACGAACAATGTTTGCACGACCGTGGGTCGTTTAACACCTTCAATGTATCAGCAGATGTCTTCTGCTGTCAATGTGAGCTATGGTCTGTATCATTACGGCCCCTTCCTGACCGACCTATTGGACTGCACCTTTGTTCGCGACACCTTCAATAGGATTCACGACGACCATTGTGATGATCTAAAGCGATTCAGTAAATGGATTCATGTTGGTTTGGCATTGGTATCAGCTGCAGTAGCACTATCTTTGATCTTTTGGCTACTTTATGCAAGAGAAAGGCGTCACAGGAAATATACCAAGCTGGTTGATGCAAGATCTCATCAAGATTCCTACGAGAGCAAGGGGCCACGCTAA